ttagcggaaaaaatccggaggaattttcatgaaaatctaaaaatctggaattccgggaaaatccggaacactttcatgactactCTACCTTCCTAACAAGTTTGGGTATTTAAAAGAAAACAGCTTTTCCCTTAAGAATAAATGAAAcggaatgaaataaaataaaaacgttACCTGTCGTTGGGGTCAATCTCCTCTATGGCTCCATACCCAGGGCTAGGAAGTGGACACCCCATGTGTGTGTTGCTGGCCATCTTTGGTTGGGGTGCTGGATATTTGTCAGGCTCTCGTTTGTGCCTCTTTGCTGCCATCAGTCGCTCATTCTCCCGGTCACACACAAAACATTCAAAGCCGTTCAGGTAATTGGGCTTACTCATGTCATTGATGCCCCACTCTCGGTTATGAAGGCCTTCCAGGAGGCGGAAATTGGTTATCTTACTAGGTGTCTTGTATTCCAAATAGTGCAAATACTTGGAGTCATCTTTATCCAAATCCATGATGAACTTGGCTAGCTCTTGAGGAGAGGCGAAATCATCTAACAAAATGGCAGAATGCTCATTCGGGAGCCAGTCAGCAACAGAGGATGAGCCTCTGTAGATGGGCACGCATCCCTGGTGCATGGGCCGCCACAGTTTCTCAGTCATATAATCGGGACACAGTCCATTCTCCAGGGCGAGGTGGAACTTGTAGCGGGCCACGAAGCTCATGAAGCGCTGGTCCTCACCTGTGGCTGTGCTAGTGTCTTCTAGATACTCAGGTAAGGGCTTGTTATTGAGACACTTTCCATAAGAGTCAACCTGTAAACACAGTTAAATGTTGATTCttttaggagaaaaaaaaagttaaagcatatacacagaaccatggcctcactttcgtttataaatgccttgagacctcaagaatggcacaggaataattttaagtgttaacaataaatctaatatagtaatttttatgattaaagtgattcatataggtcgcaatctgagtgaatgaccttgatgtccgtaacgtcacagcaggaagtctatcggtctcatcaccatttccgctatacaaaaacacagagctgactgcaactccgatcctccattttgagctaatttatcgccatgccacatagatgtgtttttggctggtgcaggaacacgacagaaggtggatttacgttgcattcatggcccaagaatgttcaaactgcaaagatttggatgtgttttgcaatttgttcacgggcacattgggcgcctatgaagtggtcttctcctctgctctgcacattttactgaagactcgtacgagacctctgatctgttcaggagtgttggctataagcccgtattgaaagagggtgcagtaccaacaattaaagaaaactacaagaaaaggaaaatatttattttatttattatttttttttaaaaaggaaagcaagtttagttgcaccagtcctcccggagtgagccgagggttgttgctgaaacccgggatggaacgggatgggacatatcgcttgggcagtgaccctactgcagttgttgctaaaactggtgacatctctttccatcccgggttttagtaattgcctgagcccagcaataATAGCGGACTACACAGCATGAAAAGTgaatgatgccccttttccaccaaggcagttccagggctggttcggggccagtgcttagtttggaaccgggttttctgtttccactgacaaggaattggctctggggccagaaaaatcggttccaggctagcaccaactctctgctgggccagaggaaagaaccgcttacgtcagcggggggcggagttgttaagaccaacaacaatatcaagaccgcaaaagatcgccatttttaagcgacgcgaagcagcagctgtacaaatgtgaagtcatccattattattattgttgttgctgctgcttcttccatgttgtttttgcttcgatattcgcgccaaagtttatgcaaacgtagcaacgtaatgacgtatacaacgacgtaactgacgtatacagcgacgtaatgacgtgtcttcccttagcaccgcgagctatggaaaagcaaactggttctcagctggcttgcaagttgaatgagttgtgaaccagcaccagccctggccccgaaccagccctggaactgatttggtggaaaaggggtatgagtggagcagccgtcttatttctaaactggatattgctgccatctctcccttacgtggaagaagtgaatgaacggagaactgaacgaacaactgaaagtcagattgtttcaaaaacaattggccttcaagaagcgagaacacagacaggtaagctctgactctcattttggataaaacaaacaaacaaacaaacaaaaaaacttgacatcacgttgtttacctgcatttagattaatacatgtaacttgtattgtgtatttaagttaccggtataagattatttaatttgcttcagaatgtgattgtctcagttcatctgattatttaattagccttttacgttttatcagtgaaaatgcatgcatgtacatgtatgttgcataagttttaacacctatcctgttttaatgagagtcaacccacaatcaatgaagtcaaatcagtcttatggcccttttccactaccctttttcagcccacttcagctcacttcagcccgacacggctcgcgtttcgactatctcagaacagcacgactcagctcgcttcagccctgctcagcccccaaaacttgcacggttttggagtagggctgaagcgagccaaactgagctgagtgaggctaggggcgtgaggagacactccccgtgcactgattggtgaggaggagtgtcttcacatgcccacacgccccgcgagcacactgggatctgtaaacaccgtaaacccggaagaagaagaattacgaattacgagaattatgaagccttatgcgcctcgcctcatctatacgctcttgccagtatctgctggcgttgtcggtgacaacaagccacagcaccaagaccagcaacactaacgactccatgtcctccatgtttattgtttactatccaggtcgtgagactacccactttcgctaactccacccaatgtgtccacccacttccagccagcacggttcagcgcggttgtagttgaaatgcaactccaacagccccgctcagcacgactcagcccgactcagcacggcacggctcagccctactcagctgcgttggtagtggaaaagcagcattagttgagcaagtcggtaacggtatttcttactttcaccataaatttttatttatatgattttggtctatagctgtcaaaggcctcggccttaaaaccggttcctgctgtgacgtcacgcactcagggctggctggctcagcggggcagctcgaatgccaactttgcggttgattttaactctcaaaaatgtatatatttttattcccatttacgcagcatacaagagtcaagcatggagatactatccactcagaaatgtatttaaaaataaaggttctgcgtatctcctttaagaagaGATAAAACGGTCACTTATGTttgatgtgtaaaaaaaaaaaaagtgtagtatACAATGGGGTAAGAGCAGAGCTTCATGTGATCTTTGATTGCCTCTTTTTGTCAATTAACTAAATCAATTGCACTATTAATGAATTAGTGAAATAACTAAAAGTTAGTTAACTGGCTGTTGTTAAACAAGGGGTTTTATTGGCTCTAGTGCATTAATTCATGAAGTCCTATATGATTTaattatatatttaacagttattccagaaAATCgagtgagtcgtacatgagctgacgaggcgcgtagcaccaaatcgtctataagccatgtatgatgagtttgagtgggataactgtttcattacattcactggattttgagaaacagagcatttttatttttagcaaactgggcagcacggtggtgtagtggttagcgtggttgcctcacagcaagaaggttctgggttcgagcccagtggcctttggttctgtgtggagtttgcatgttctccccatgtctgtgtgggtttcccccacagttcaaagacatgaggttaggttaacatggagcagccttaggctgaggtgcccttgagcgaggcacctaacccccagctgctccccacgcgctgtagcacagctgcccactgctctgggcatgtgtgtgctcactgctacagatgggttaaatgcagagaggaatttcacaagtgtatgtgtgatgaataaagaagTTGttctagtagagtagccaatcagagtgctcaattgctcatatccagtgaatgtggatataagaaTAAGGGTTGCATGTAGTGCTGGCTTATGTATTCATTAATGCAAATCTTTGGTTTCATAGAAATTCATAATTTAAAAGATCCAAATAAAACAGTCAAAAAGATGAATGAATTAACATGACTAAAGGGTAGTTTTAATATGATTCAACAAGTTATAAAGTTGATGCAATACAAgtgtataattaaataatattggctggcttttattgtggtatatcagatatattccatttagctagcatgagtctgaatgagtcgaagatgagttcaatatcacgctaactgaatggaatacatctgatataccacgaaaaaagccagccaatattattatacatacacattcctttcgggtgttcaacacgtctttctctttcaaaattctctcaaaatcttctacatttgacaaagcaaacctggcagacattatttgtttacaaattgtcacagtcgctcgctagtatggaagttttacgtctccgatgtgtgatgtcatgtcttgacaaccatgcaatattgtaaaccatattcaatgctcattctccattgggtagaatgatgtaatacatgtaggataagcgatatgctgacaatgttgcatgctatcaaaccaagtgAATGAAATGCGCTAGAAGgtaatagaatacgtttttattccatcaaataagtgtcctgtatgtataataataataataataatattattatataatttttcCAAAACTAGATGAATAATTGTGATTCATCATTATAATTTTCAGTATTATTGTCCAGTTCTAAAACCAATTCAACAGAGTTGAGTATGTGCAAATGCACCCATTGGAATAGAAGAAGGAATGAAAAGGGATACGCATCCGATTCAATCTCTAAATTACTACCTGAATGTACTTCATAAGCTCCTGGACATAGCGGTCGCGGTCTGAAGGCACATCGCAATGAGACTGCATGTACAACACTGGAGCCAGTCCAGCTTTTCTCCAGTGGTTCTTCTCCtccagagagacagagggaggctgAAGCAGGTAGTTGATTGATGGCAGCCACTGCAGTGTGAGCGGATAGTCCGACTCCCTGCGGAAGGTTGCTGTGTAATTGaagaggcggattccagacccatGTGACAGTATGTAGTTGTTCATTGGTGACTCCTCATGGAAGAGCGCCCAGGTCTGATGAGCAAGGCGGGGCAGTGGCGCCTCATATGCACGAAAATCTGTGCCATAAAAGATGATGGAGGCTGTGCGTCGGTGCAGCTGGACCTTGCGGTTTCGTGTCACCAGGCAGGAAGAGCGAGCACAGTCTACACGCTCTGTATCCCCTGGAAAGTGTGGGAACAGGCTGGCACTCCACCACAGCAGGATAGGCAGCTCCTTGTTGCTGCGGGTGTCTGTGTTGCCCGGGCCTCGGTAGGAGCTCACGCTAACAAACTCCATGTCCGTGAGAGCACTCTGGGGCTGGAAAGCACTCAGGT
The Neoarius graeffei isolate fNeoGra1 chromosome 8, fNeoGra1.pri, whole genome shotgun sequence genome window above contains:
- the fut11 gene encoding alpha-(1,3)-fucosyltransferase 11 isoform X2; amino-acid sequence: MAVEAELVLCLWLLQLYVRPCAGQEPIDLSAFQPQSALTDMEFVSVSSYRGPGNTDTRSNKELPILLWWSASLFPHFPGDTERVDCARSSCLVTRNRKVQLHRRTASIIFYGTDFRAYEAPLPRLAHQTWALFHEESPMNNYILSHGSGIRLFNYTATFRRESDYPLTLQWLPSINYLLQPPSVSLEEKNHWRKAGLAPVLYMQSHCDVPSDRDRYVQELMKYIQVDSYGKCLNNKPLPEYLEDTSTATGEDQRFMSFVARYKFHLALENGLCPDYMTEKLWRPMHQGCVPIYRGSSSVADWLPNEHSAILLDDFASPQELAKFIMDLDKDDSKYLHYLEYKTPSKITNFRLLEGLHNREWGINDMSKPNYLNGFECFVCDRENERLMAAKRHKREPDKYPAPQPKMASNTHMGCPLPSPGYGAIEEIDPNDSWLQMWPQDYWQSLDQAEGLVSLINHNESDPGLLWQHIHRMAMTRSGQ
- the fut11 gene encoding alpha-(1,3)-fucosyltransferase 11 isoform X1 is translated as MASSKAKSFHILVGINSCLLKMAVEAELVLCLWLLQLYVRPCAGQEPIDLSAFQPQSALTDMEFVSVSSYRGPGNTDTRSNKELPILLWWSASLFPHFPGDTERVDCARSSCLVTRNRKVQLHRRTASIIFYGTDFRAYEAPLPRLAHQTWALFHEESPMNNYILSHGSGIRLFNYTATFRRESDYPLTLQWLPSINYLLQPPSVSLEEKNHWRKAGLAPVLYMQSHCDVPSDRDRYVQELMKYIQVDSYGKCLNNKPLPEYLEDTSTATGEDQRFMSFVARYKFHLALENGLCPDYMTEKLWRPMHQGCVPIYRGSSSVADWLPNEHSAILLDDFASPQELAKFIMDLDKDDSKYLHYLEYKTPSKITNFRLLEGLHNREWGINDMSKPNYLNGFECFVCDRENERLMAAKRHKREPDKYPAPQPKMASNTHMGCPLPSPGYGAIEEIDPNDSWLQMWPQDYWQSLDQAEGLVSLINHNESDPGLLWQHIHRMAMTRSGQ